From a region of the Thermosipho melanesiensis BI429 genome:
- a CDS encoding 2-hydroxyacid dehydrogenase codes for MKALVLTKITDYFKKRIEEFKQIDWYTDIELLDEVDIVVGGFLTEEQVKKAKKLKAIFVPWTGADKLPWKILKERNIVVSNSHGNGKMVAERAVALSLALMGRVVEYHNDLEKGIWHGFAVGFKEEDYWFSLQNKKVAILGTGVIGKNIAKLLKGFSCYIVGFRNKLEQIGEFDKITNKLDEAVKEAQVVYLALPLTNKTKYIINRELLFNMDGKFLINVGRGELIDESALYEVLEKEILKGFASDVWYNYPSKEREIILPFNYPIHKFKNVVLSPHVGGYTIEGQNGRIDELFKNIKSFLETGKPLTMVDPELMY; via the coding sequence ATGAAAGCGCTTGTGTTAACTAAGATTACAGATTATTTTAAAAAGAGAATAGAAGAGTTTAAGCAAATTGATTGGTATACAGATATTGAATTGCTAGATGAGGTAGATATAGTTGTAGGTGGTTTTTTGACAGAAGAACAAGTAAAAAAAGCAAAAAAGTTAAAGGCAATTTTTGTTCCTTGGACGGGGGCGGACAAATTACCATGGAAAATTTTAAAAGAAAGAAATATTGTAGTTTCCAATTCACATGGGAATGGAAAGATGGTTGCGGAGAGGGCTGTGGCTTTATCTTTGGCACTTATGGGAAGAGTGGTTGAATATCATAATGATCTTGAAAAGGGAATTTGGCATGGATTTGCAGTTGGATTTAAGGAAGAAGATTATTGGTTTTCTTTGCAAAATAAAAAAGTTGCTATATTGGGTACAGGAGTTATCGGAAAAAATATAGCGAAGTTGTTGAAAGGGTTTAGTTGTTATATTGTAGGGTTTAGAAATAAATTAGAACAGATAGGAGAGTTTGATAAAATAACAAATAAATTGGATGAAGCAGTTAAAGAGGCGCAAGTTGTGTATTTGGCATTACCTCTAACCAATAAAACAAAGTATATTATTAATAGAGAACTTCTTTTCAATATGGATGGAAAATTTTTAATAAATGTAGGACGTGGAGAATTAATAGATGAAAGTGCTTTATATGAAGTTCTTGAAAAGGAAATCTTAAAAGGGTTTGCCTCAGATGTTTGGTATAATTATCCTTCAAAAGAAAGGGAAATCATCTTGCCTTTCAACTATCCCATACATAAATTTAAAAACGTTGTTTTGTCACCTCATGTCGGTGGGTATACAATAGAGGGACAAAATGGAAGGATAGATGAATTGTTTAAAAATATTAAGTCTTTTTTAGAGACAGGAAAACCATTAACTATGGTTGATCCTGAGTTAATGTATTAG
- a CDS encoding glycerate kinase type-2 family protein yields the protein MKELARKIINETLKHLRPERLVLEKLKNFNLKEVYVLSIGKAAWRMAYAVSNVLDVRYGIVITKYGHSFGRIDNFDIFEAGHPIPDENSIKYTKIALDYFSKLKKNDILLLLISGGGSSLFEYLEDGVTLEFLKSITSELLKKGASIDEINILRKRLSKVKGGKLTRLIQAKIIALVLSDVLGDKLEYIASGPVYPDYTTFNQVKRIVKKYKLKLGENIWNVLKKSVKLEKNVPHYIVGNIDLACKKLKMVAEKYGFNTFLLTTRLNCEARDAGKFVASIVKGINSFPKPYCVVFGGETVVKVKGNGMGGRNQELSFAAALEIEGIENVVIASVGTDGTDGPTDAAGGIVDGNTVKILRERGYSPEEFLINNDTYNGLKEAESLLITGPTGTNLNDIGFVLVR from the coding sequence ATGAAAGAATTAGCAAGAAAAATTATAAATGAAACTTTGAAACATTTAAGACCCGAAAGGTTAGTTTTAGAGAAATTGAAGAATTTTAATTTAAAAGAAGTTTATGTTCTTTCGATAGGAAAAGCAGCATGGAGAATGGCATATGCTGTTTCAAATGTTTTAGATGTAAGATATGGAATAGTTATAACAAAGTATGGGCATTCATTTGGAAGAATAGATAATTTTGATATTTTCGAGGCTGGACATCCTATTCCTGACGAAAATTCCATTAAATACACCAAGATTGCATTGGACTATTTTTCAAAGTTAAAGAAGAATGACATACTTTTGTTATTAATCTCTGGAGGAGGGTCTTCGTTATTTGAGTATTTAGAAGATGGGGTAACCCTTGAGTTTTTGAAAAGTATTACAAGTGAGTTATTGAAAAAGGGTGCAAGCATTGATGAGATAAATATACTCAGAAAGAGACTTTCAAAGGTAAAAGGTGGAAAACTTACCAGATTAATTCAAGCCAAAATAATAGCTTTAGTACTTTCAGACGTGTTGGGAGATAAATTGGAATATATAGCTTCCGGACCAGTGTATCCTGATTACACTACGTTTAATCAGGTGAAAAGGATAGTGAAAAAATACAAATTAAAATTGGGCGAAAATATATGGAATGTTTTGAAAAAGAGTGTAAAACTTGAAAAAAATGTACCACACTATATAGTTGGTAATATTGATTTAGCTTGTAAAAAACTTAAAATGGTAGCTGAAAAGTATGGATTTAATACTTTTTTGTTGACTACGAGGCTAAATTGTGAGGCAAGAGATGCAGGAAAATTTGTTGCGAGTATTGTTAAGGGAATTAATTCATTTCCTAAACCGTATTGTGTAGTATTTGGTGGTGAAACGGTAGTTAAAGTAAAAGGAAACGGGATGGGCGGAAGAAATCAAGAACTATCATTTGCAGCGGCATTAGAAATAGAAGGGATAGAAAATGTAGTAATTGCTTCGGTAGGGACAGATGGCACAGATGGTCCAACAGATGCGGCAGGTGGAATTGTCGATGGAAATACAGTTAAAATTCTTAGGGAAAGGGGTTATTCACCAGAGGAGTTTTTAATTAATAACGATACGTATAATGGATTGAAGGAAGCAGAAAGTTTATTGATAACAGGACCAACGGGGACAAATTTAAATGATATAGGATTTGTTTTAGTGAGGTGA
- the nadE gene encoding NAD(+) synthase → MLEKIENFLYEFFKKYNFSGAVLGVSGGVDSAVVLGLLVRVLDKEKIKCFILPERDSPKKAINDAKLVCRHFNVDYEVKNVTKIIRVFGVYRYYPPAFFVPFKIKESFAKKRWNRYKDNSFEYDVLGVDDEEFLKGISYYRIKHRVRMVYLYKEAEKRNFAVVGTTNKTEFLTGLYVKWGDDSTDVEPLLHLYKTQVFELAKVLSIPEKILNKPASPDLIPGLNDEDIFGLDYPTLDRILKKLEENIPIDDEDPNTVEKVRKLYNLGKIRNQIRNISIE, encoded by the coding sequence ATGTTAGAGAAGATTGAAAATTTTTTATATGAGTTTTTTAAGAAATATAATTTTTCTGGTGCGGTTTTAGGAGTAAGTGGTGGAGTTGATTCGGCTGTTGTTTTGGGGCTTTTAGTTAGAGTATTGGATAAAGAAAAAATCAAGTGTTTTATTTTACCGGAACGAGATTCCCCAAAAAAGGCTATTAATGATGCAAAGTTGGTTTGCAGGCATTTTAATGTTGATTATGAAGTAAAGAATGTTACAAAGATAATTAGGGTATTTGGGGTGTATAGATATTATCCTCCTGCATTTTTTGTACCGTTTAAGATAAAAGAAAGTTTTGCAAAAAAAAGATGGAATAGGTATAAAGATAACTCATTTGAGTATGATGTTTTAGGAGTTGACGATGAAGAGTTTTTAAAAGGTATAAGTTATTATAGAATAAAACATAGAGTTAGAATGGTTTATCTTTACAAAGAAGCGGAAAAGAGAAACTTTGCGGTAGTGGGTACAACTAACAAAACGGAGTTTTTGACGGGACTTTATGTGAAGTGGGGGGATGATTCAACTGATGTTGAACCACTTTTACATCTCTACAAAACTCAAGTTTTTGAACTTGCAAAAGTATTAAGTATCCCAGAAAAAATCTTGAATAAGCCTGCCTCGCCTGATTTAATCCCTGGCTTAAATGATGAAGATATTTTTGGTTTAGATTACCCAACATTAGATAGAATTTTGAAAAAACTAGAAGAAAATATTCCTATTGATGATGAAGATCCCAATACTGTGGAAAAAGTTAGGAAGTTGTACAATCTGGGAAAAATAAGAAATCAAATTAGAAATATATCTATTGAGTGA
- the dnaJ gene encoding molecular chaperone DnaJ — MAKKDYYEILGVSRNATQEEIRQAYKKLIKKWHPDRNYENKKLAEEKFKEIQEAYEVLSDPEKRAMYDKFGYVGDVPPNAGGGFRGFGGFEDIFKDFGDFINNDIFNIFFGDQRTSSRKRTKTPRKGEDINISVDVSFEELFTGVKIPLEYDRYEVCEHCHGEGVEPGSGWVTCPKCHGTGTVREERRTFLGVIVNQYTCNQCGGTGKIPGESCRVCGGTGRIRKRHRIEVNIPAGVENGTILRIQGGGHAGYYGGGYGDLYVHVRVVGYTSFERKGNNLIKDLKIDYVDAILGTKVKIKMPDGKIKEVKIPSGVQHGQEIYVYGEGIPDMRTGRRGDLILRINVGIPTKVSRTEKKLLKEIAKLRGKDVRED, encoded by the coding sequence GTGGCAAAAAAAGATTATTATGAAATCCTTGGTGTTTCAAGAAATGCCACACAAGAGGAAATTCGACAAGCGTATAAGAAGCTTATAAAAAAATGGCATCCCGACAGAAATTATGAAAATAAAAAGCTTGCAGAAGAAAAATTTAAAGAAATTCAAGAAGCATATGAAGTATTATCTGATCCTGAGAAAAGGGCGATGTACGATAAATTTGGGTATGTAGGTGATGTTCCACCAAATGCCGGCGGAGGATTTAGAGGATTTGGAGGTTTTGAAGATATATTTAAAGATTTTGGGGATTTTATTAACAACGATATTTTTAATATATTTTTTGGTGATCAAAGGACCTCTTCAAGAAAAAGAACAAAAACTCCCAGAAAAGGAGAGGATATAAATATCTCCGTTGATGTGTCTTTTGAAGAATTATTTACTGGGGTAAAAATTCCACTTGAATATGATAGATACGAAGTTTGTGAGCATTGTCATGGGGAGGGCGTAGAACCTGGAAGTGGATGGGTAACTTGTCCGAAATGTCATGGTACAGGAACAGTTAGAGAAGAGAGAAGGACATTTTTAGGTGTAATTGTAAACCAATATACATGTAATCAATGTGGTGGGACTGGTAAAATTCCTGGAGAGAGTTGTCGTGTATGTGGGGGTACTGGTAGAATAAGAAAAAGACATAGAATAGAAGTGAATATACCAGCAGGTGTGGAGAATGGTACTATTTTGAGAATTCAAGGTGGAGGTCATGCAGGATATTATGGTGGAGGATATGGAGATTTGTATGTACATGTTAGGGTAGTAGGATACACAAGTTTTGAAAGAAAAGGCAATAACTTGATAAAAGATTTAAAGATAGATTATGTTGATGCAATTTTGGGAACAAAGGTTAAAATAAAGATGCCAGATGGTAAAATAAAAGAGGTAAAGATTCCATCCGGTGTACAACATGGACAAGAAATATATGTATATGGTGAGGGGATACCTGATATGAGAACTGGAAGAAGGGGAGATTTGATTTTAAGGATTAATGTTGGGATTCCTACTAAAGTTTCAAGAACTGAGAAAAAATTATTAAAAGAAATAGCGAAACTGAGGGGAAAGGATGTTAGAGAAGATTGA
- a CDS encoding nucleotide exchange factor GrpE, with amino-acid sequence MEKERKINNNNTEKIKKEETKKDERDVIKEQKERIVELEKQLVEIENYARMLKAQFENYKKDVVKGKEQIVVSTVGKILESFLPILDDFKRSFRNATEEEKEMHFYKAIEIVYKNFVKILNNFGLEEVKVGAKFDPFEHEAVERIEDEEKEEYSIVEVVEDGYKFKGRILKPAKVKVSVKPRR; translated from the coding sequence ATGGAAAAGGAAAGGAAAATCAACAATAATAATACTGAAAAAATAAAAAAAGAAGAAACAAAAAAGGATGAAAGGGATGTAATAAAGGAACAAAAGGAAAGAATTGTGGAACTGGAAAAGCAACTTGTAGAGATTGAAAATTATGCTCGTATGTTAAAGGCTCAATTTGAAAATTATAAAAAAGATGTGGTAAAAGGAAAAGAACAAATTGTAGTTTCAACCGTAGGTAAAATTTTGGAAAGTTTTTTACCAATTTTGGATGATTTCAAAAGATCGTTTAGAAACGCCACGGAAGAGGAAAAAGAAATGCATTTTTACAAAGCTATTGAAATTGTGTACAAAAACTTTGTGAAGATACTTAATAATTTCGGACTTGAGGAAGTAAAAGTTGGAGCAAAATTTGATCCTTTTGAACATGAGGCAGTTGAAAGAATAGAAGATGAAGAAAAAGAGGAATATTCTATAGTAGAAGTGGTAGAGGATGGGTATAAGTTTAAAGGTAGGATTTTAAAACCTGCAAAAGTTAAGGTCTCGGTAAAGCCTAGGAGGTGA
- the hrcA gene encoding heat-inducible transcriptional repressor HrcA: MKNLTGRQKKILYCLVREYVKSGIPVSSSKILESTNLDWSGATVRNDMRKLGYLGYVFQPHTSAGRIPTDKGLRFYVNEILKMRSETKKVGSSIDVKTDFPIGDLDKIIQGAAKLLSNTLKAFVIVEKPNPMYLRIRRIVLTPVTKTFSIVNIITELGLTSVLPIQHSEVSNFEDVEQFLNKSLDGILLSEFKLKLKEVVEKFSWVGGRLKEFIELSEKIASEKYEEYVVEGVFNLVNAKRFNEEKLREIVKISTNSDFYPRIFSLGEGIYIGKEHNIRNFEQYSVLIMPYFVFEREVGRIAVIFDKFSDYSRVFDSVEYVVNRLTEYFTIVARNVE, translated from the coding sequence ATGAAAAACTTAACGGGAAGACAAAAAAAAATTCTCTATTGTTTGGTGAGGGAATACGTGAAATCAGGAATACCTGTAAGTTCGAGTAAAATATTGGAAAGTACAAATTTAGATTGGAGTGGTGCAACGGTAAGGAATGATATGAGAAAATTGGGGTATTTAGGATATGTATTTCAGCCCCATACTTCAGCTGGAAGAATACCGACTGACAAAGGTTTGAGGTTTTACGTAAATGAAATTTTGAAAATGAGAAGTGAGACGAAAAAAGTTGGTTCATCGATAGATGTAAAGACAGATTTTCCAATAGGTGATCTTGATAAGATTATTCAAGGAGCTGCAAAGCTGCTTTCTAATACTTTAAAGGCTTTTGTTATTGTGGAAAAACCAAATCCCATGTATTTGAGAATAAGGAGAATAGTTCTAACTCCCGTTACAAAAACGTTTTCAATAGTTAATATTATTACAGAGCTTGGTCTTACTTCTGTACTTCCTATACAACATTCTGAAGTTTCAAATTTTGAAGATGTCGAACAATTTTTAAATAAAAGCCTGGATGGTATTTTGTTGAGTGAATTTAAGTTGAAATTAAAAGAAGTGGTAGAAAAGTTTTCATGGGTTGGAGGAAGGTTGAAAGAATTTATAGAGCTTTCAGAAAAAATAGCATCGGAGAAGTATGAAGAATATGTTGTAGAAGGAGTTTTCAACCTTGTAAATGCAAAAAGGTTCAATGAAGAAAAGTTGAGAGAGATAGTGAAAATATCTACAAATTCAGATTTTTATCCGAGAATTTTTTCACTGGGTGAGGGAATTTATATTGGAAAAGAGCATAATATAAGAAATTTTGAGCAGTATTCTGTTTTGATTATGCCATATTTTGTTTTTGAAAGAGAAGTAGGAAGAATAGCAGTAATATTTGATAAATTTAGTGATTATTCTAGAGTGTTTGATAGTGTGGAATATGTTGTAAACAGATTGACAGAGTATTTTACCATTGTAGCAAGAAATGTTGAATAA
- a CDS encoding MFS transporter: MKIDQVVDIVIPKEKQRRILIFASFIWMVGAAGVMIMPFVLPDLISEWQLSKISASSLVSSTFLGMLFGALFSGVILDYFGRKSGMVFYLLISIVFTVFFGFSKSYSIAYFLRFVSGFGYGGLLPSVNTYLSEFTSIKLRGRYLVYLETSWAIGSILMALFAVTLGEKFGWRSNFYIFLLGLFILISLLKNGETPKYIFEKNGKEALEKQFGKISQEIESVEKVKVTYSAMFKKKYLKQTILVMISWFVVSFVYYALFSWAPKIFVNNLSISITKAKWYTFYVYLAQLPGYLSVAYLIEKWGRKRTLSVYFVGMGLSSFLLFATMGNISFLFVILVLSFFTLGVWGLVYAYTPELFPTSFRGTANGIAGVMARVAGILAPYFTGYFIDKSVVMVLSYTAIISIVTGVLVLILGVETKDRPID, from the coding sequence ATGAAAATAGACCAGGTTGTTGATATTGTGATTCCCAAAGAAAAACAAAGGCGTATTTTGATTTTTGCTTCATTTATTTGGATGGTTGGAGCTGCTGGAGTAATGATTATGCCGTTTGTGCTTCCAGACCTTATTTCTGAATGGCAGCTGTCAAAAATATCTGCGAGTTCGCTCGTAAGTTCAACGTTTTTGGGTATGCTTTTTGGTGCGTTGTTTTCAGGGGTGATATTAGATTACTTTGGAAGAAAAAGTGGTATGGTATTTTATTTGTTGATTTCTATAGTATTTACCGTATTTTTTGGATTTTCAAAATCTTATTCTATAGCGTATTTTCTAAGGTTTGTATCAGGATTTGGATATGGTGGATTGTTACCTTCTGTCAACACTTATCTTTCTGAGTTTACTTCTATAAAGCTTAGAGGTAGATATTTAGTGTACCTTGAAACAAGTTGGGCTATTGGGAGTATATTAATGGCTTTATTTGCGGTAACTTTGGGTGAAAAATTTGGATGGAGATCAAACTTTTATATCTTTCTTTTGGGGCTTTTTATTTTAATATCACTGCTAAAAAATGGTGAAACACCAAAGTATATTTTCGAAAAAAATGGAAAAGAAGCTTTGGAAAAACAATTTGGGAAAATTTCTCAGGAGATTGAAAGCGTTGAAAAGGTTAAAGTGACATACAGCGCAATGTTTAAAAAGAAATATTTAAAACAAACAATCTTAGTTATGATTTCTTGGTTTGTAGTAAGTTTTGTGTATTACGCTTTATTTTCTTGGGCTCCGAAAATTTTTGTAAATAACCTTTCAATAAGTATAACTAAAGCAAAATGGTATACTTTTTACGTGTATTTGGCGCAACTTCCCGGTTATCTTTCTGTTGCATATTTAATTGAAAAATGGGGTAGAAAAAGAACCTTATCAGTATACTTTGTCGGAATGGGGCTTTCCTCCTTTTTACTATTTGCAACAATGGGTAATATATCATTTTTGTTTGTAATATTGGTTTTGTCTTTCTTTACTTTAGGAGTCTGGGGATTGGTGTATGCGTACACTCCAGAATTATTTCCCACTTCATTTAGAGGTACCGCAAATGGTATTGCTGGAGTAATGGCTAGAGTTGCAGGTATACTTGCGCCGTATTTTACTGGTTACTTCATTGATAAATCAGTTGTTATGGTACTTTCATATACGGCAATAATTTCAATTGTTACAGGTGTTTTAGTGTTGATTTTGGGTGTTGAAACAAAAGATAGGCCAATAGATTAG
- a CDS encoding transcription repressor NadR, producing MKERLKKILGILSESKGPVKGKELSELLGVSRQVIVQDISVLKTKGYKIYSTRDGYVLERRKDRVRKMVAVKHGEEEIYDELFRIVSAGGKVIDVIVEHPIYGEITGRLDIETLDDIAKFMALMQSSNATPLLRLSGGVHIHTIETPNKETMKKVLEAISKYLLGVK from the coding sequence ATGAAAGAAAGGCTAAAGAAAATTCTAGGTATTTTATCTGAATCAAAAGGTCCTGTAAAAGGAAAAGAATTATCAGAATTATTGGGAGTAAGTAGACAGGTAATTGTCCAAGATATATCGGTCTTAAAGACAAAAGGGTACAAGATTTATTCAACTAGAGATGGATATGTTTTAGAAAGGAGAAAAGATAGGGTAAGAAAGATGGTAGCGGTAAAGCATGGTGAAGAAGAAATATACGATGAGCTTTTTAGGATTGTAAGTGCAGGTGGAAAGGTTATTGATGTTATTGTTGAACATCCTATATATGGTGAAATTACTGGTAGATTGGATATTGAAACTTTGGATGATATTGCAAAATTCATGGCTTTGATGCAAAGTTCGAATGCGACTCCACTTTTAAGGTTATCAGGGGGAGTACATATTCATACAATTGAAACCCCAAACAAGGAGACAATGAAAAAAGTATTGGAGGCTATTAGTAAATATCTATTGGGGGTGAAATAA
- the trhA gene encoding PAQR family membrane homeostasis protein TrhA: MKNLEKYTLGEEIANAVTHGVGALAALFGLIWLIIYSSFGTPLKIVSFTIYGCSLFFLYLISTLYHSMCNQKAKYIFEIMDHSAIFLLIAGTYTPFLLMVIKGSLGWTLFAVVWVLAIFGMVFKVFFVRDFMVVSTLIYILMGWMIVFFIKKLIMNFNSFGITLLVIGGVLYTLGSIFYMYRKIKYHHMIWHLFVIAGSVFHYLAILQI; this comes from the coding sequence GTGAAAAATCTAGAAAAATATACCTTAGGGGAAGAGATTGCAAATGCCGTAACTCACGGTGTAGGAGCTTTAGCAGCGCTATTTGGTTTAATTTGGTTGATAATTTACTCATCGTTTGGTACACCTTTAAAGATAGTTTCCTTTACAATTTATGGCTGTTCTTTATTTTTTTTATATTTAATCTCAACACTATACCATAGTATGTGTAATCAAAAAGCAAAGTATATTTTTGAGATAATGGATCATTCTGCAATATTTCTGTTAATTGCGGGAACATATACTCCATTTTTATTGATGGTTATAAAAGGAAGCTTAGGTTGGACATTGTTTGCGGTAGTGTGGGTACTTGCAATATTTGGGATGGTATTTAAAGTATTTTTTGTAAGAGATTTTATGGTAGTTTCAACTTTAATTTATATTCTTATGGGGTGGATGATTGTGTTTTTTATAAAAAAATTGATAATGAATTTTAACTCTTTTGGTATTACTCTTTTAGTTATAGGTGGTGTTTTGTATACATTGGGAAGTATATTTTATATGTACAGAAAAATAAAATATCATCATATGATTTGGCATTTATTTGTTATTGCAGGGAGTGTGTTTCACTATTTGGCAATCTTGCAGATATAG
- a CDS encoding FKBP-type peptidyl-prolyl cis-trans isomerase codes for MGIKKGDKVLVHYVGKFENGEIFDSSEGKEPLEFVVGEGQIILGFEEQILGMEVGEKKTINVPYDKAYGEYREDLIFPVDKTQLPENVEVGQLFEVHQPDGGAFIVKVSEILEDKVMLDANHPLAGKNLIFDVEIVSIS; via the coding sequence ATGGGTATAAAAAAAGGCGATAAGGTTTTAGTGCATTATGTAGGAAAGTTTGAAAATGGTGAAATTTTTGACAGTTCTGAAGGAAAAGAACCTTTGGAGTTTGTAGTAGGAGAAGGTCAAATAATTTTGGGTTTTGAGGAACAAATCTTGGGTATGGAAGTTGGAGAGAAGAAGACTATTAATGTACCATATGATAAAGCATATGGTGAATACAGGGAAGATTTAATTTTTCCAGTGGACAAAACACAATTGCCTGAAAATGTAGAAGTTGGTCAATTGTTCGAAGTACATCAACCAGACGGTGGAGCGTTTATTGTTAAAGTTTCCGAGATTCTAGAGGATAAGGTAATGTTAGATGCTAATCATCCCCTTGCAGGGAAAAATTTAATTTTTGATGTTGAGATAGTATCTATATCGTGA
- a CDS encoding MFS transporter: MIKKDKQFRKFQMYGFLKNLRFFEPFLILGFLSSGLDYLQIGILYSIKSIATNILEIPTGVFADLYGRKKSMIFSMISYIISFSIFYFCNSFYLFMLAMIFFSFGEAFRTGTHKAMIFQYLKLNNMESLKVQYYGATRSASQLGSALNSLLSALIVFFSGNYKLIFLMAIIPYVLNLINLSTYPDELDGNIKKTKKDTLKDFLGAISNWKTFKLLLNATSYSSVFKSIKDYLQPIIESFALAIPVFLGLNSKKRTAILVGIIYFVLYLLTSIASRNSWKFKKKLNLTLFFGAIVIMLIGITYYFNFYYISIILFVFVYLIENIRRPIVVSYISEKSEALASVLSVESQITTLLTAFFSFLMGLVSKKYGIGMGIFVIGLILFVFSQIFWLKEKDLLIKEKVSILKK; this comes from the coding sequence ATGATAAAAAAGGATAAACAATTTAGAAAATTTCAAATGTATGGTTTTTTGAAAAATCTGAGATTTTTTGAACCATTTCTTATCTTAGGGTTTTTATCTTCAGGATTAGATTATTTGCAAATTGGAATATTATATTCCATAAAGAGTATTGCAACAAACATTTTGGAAATTCCGACGGGAGTTTTTGCTGATTTATATGGAAGAAAAAAATCTATGATTTTTTCTATGATTTCGTATATAATATCCTTTAGTATTTTTTACTTTTGTAATTCTTTTTATTTGTTTATGTTGGCTATGATATTTTTTTCGTTTGGAGAGGCATTTAGAACAGGAACTCATAAAGCAATGATTTTTCAGTATTTAAAACTCAATAACATGGAAAGCTTAAAAGTTCAGTACTATGGTGCAACAAGATCTGCATCACAACTTGGTTCTGCATTAAATTCTTTATTATCAGCTTTGATAGTTTTTTTTAGTGGGAATTATAAACTTATTTTCTTGATGGCAATAATTCCATATGTATTGAATCTTATAAATCTTTCCACGTATCCAGATGAGTTAGATGGTAATATAAAAAAAACAAAAAAGGATACATTAAAAGATTTTTTAGGTGCAATTTCAAATTGGAAAACTTTTAAGTTACTTTTAAATGCCACGAGTTATTCTTCTGTTTTTAAAAGTATAAAAGATTATTTGCAACCGATTATTGAATCATTTGCGTTAGCTATTCCTGTATTTTTAGGATTAAATAGTAAAAAAAGAACAGCAATATTAGTTGGTATTATTTATTTTGTACTTTATCTTTTAACTTCTATTGCTTCTAGAAATTCTTGGAAATTTAAGAAAAAATTAAATTTAACGTTATTTTTTGGAGCTATTGTAATTATGTTAATAGGTATTACATACTATTTTAATTTCTACTATATTTCAATAATTCTATTTGTTTTTGTTTATTTAATTGAAAATATTAGAAGACCCATTGTTGTTTCTTATATTAGCGAAAAATCTGAGGCACTTGCGTCGGTTTTATCTGTTGAATCACAGATTACCACTTTGCTAACGGCATTTTTTTCATTTTTAATGGGATTGGTAAGTAAAAAATATGGAATAGGAATGGGAATATTTGTTATTGGGTTAATTTTATTTGTATTTTCACAAATTTTTTGGTTAAAAGAAAAAGATTTATTAATTAAAGAGAAAGTGTCCATTTTAAAAAAATAG